In the Pseudothauera hydrothermalis genome, one interval contains:
- a CDS encoding cation-transporting P-type ATPase, translating into MTDKTSAATSAGRMPPHAACADEVLRTQGVLAHLGLDAAAATERLRRHGPNTLPQPPRRGPLARFMLQFHNVLIYVLLVAGVITALLGHLIDSGVIFGVVLINAVIGFIQEGKAERALDAIRNMLSLRAQVLRDGRRLDIAADRLVPGDIVFLASGDKVPADLRLIEVRGLRVEEAALTGESVAVDKSVEPVAAQAALGDRRCMAYSGTLVVHGQATGVVVATGAHTEIGRISAMLGEVDTLTTPLLRQMAAFGRLLTVGILAVAALTFAFGTLVRGYTAAEMFLAAVGLAVAVIPEGLPAIMTITLAIGVQAMARRNAIVRRLPAVETLGSVTVICSDKTGTLTRNEMTVEQVICADQVFAVSGVGYAPHGGFTLDGSEVNVAAHSLLVEVARCAVLCNDAALQCDGDDWRVVGDPTEGALLTLARKAGLEEDFEREAAPRTDVIPFESEHRFMATLNHDHHGRGMLYLKGAPERVLGLCALQRGRHGDVALDRAHWDAALHAAAAEGLRLLALAVREGEDGLKTLTFADVERGGFTLLAVLGLSDPPREEAIRAVARCRSAGIQVKMITGDHVATAQAIGERLGLAAEVQAISGAQIEQMDDDALQRIVADTAIFARASPEHKLRLVRALQARGEVVAMTGDGVNDAPALKRADVGVAMGRNGTEAAKEAAEMVLADDNFASVAAAVEEGRTVYDNLRKAIAFILPTNVGQGGILFAAVALGMTLPITPAQILWVNMITAVTLALALAFEAPERDIMARPPRDPAEPLLSGFLVWRVLFVGLLLVGGGLGMFVWEIGQGASEAFARTAAVNALMVGEAFYLFNVRSFAGSILNREGFFGNRYVLIAIALMLACQAAFTYLPAMQTLFGTAALDVAAWTRILGFGVLTLLLVEAEKALIKNLNHRRKAGHTRTTP; encoded by the coding sequence ATGACAGACAAAACATCCGCAGCCACATCCGCCGGTCGGATGCCGCCGCATGCTGCGTGCGCAGACGAAGTGCTCCGCACCCAGGGGGTGCTCGCGCATCTGGGTTTGGATGCTGCGGCCGCTACCGAGCGCCTGCGGCGGCACGGGCCCAACACCTTGCCGCAGCCGCCGCGGCGCGGGCCGCTTGCGCGTTTCATGCTGCAGTTTCACAACGTTCTGATCTATGTGCTGCTGGTGGCCGGCGTGATCACTGCGCTGCTAGGTCACCTGATCGACAGCGGGGTGATTTTTGGCGTGGTGCTGATCAACGCGGTCATCGGCTTCATCCAAGAAGGCAAGGCTGAGCGCGCGCTGGATGCGATCCGCAACATGCTCTCGCTGCGTGCCCAGGTGTTACGCGATGGCCGTCGCCTGGACATTGCCGCGGACCGTTTGGTGCCTGGCGACATTGTTTTTCTGGCTTCCGGCGACAAGGTGCCGGCCGATTTGCGGCTGATCGAGGTGCGCGGACTACGGGTGGAGGAGGCTGCGCTCACCGGTGAATCGGTGGCCGTGGATAAGAGCGTCGAGCCGGTTGCAGCGCAGGCCGCGCTGGGCGACCGGCGCTGTATGGCGTATTCAGGTACGTTGGTGGTGCACGGCCAGGCTACCGGCGTGGTGGTGGCTACCGGCGCGCATACCGAGATCGGGCGCATCAGCGCGATGCTGGGCGAGGTCGATACCCTCACTACCCCTTTGCTGCGGCAGATGGCTGCTTTCGGGCGCTTGCTCACCGTGGGGATTTTGGCGGTGGCCGCGCTGACCTTCGCCTTTGGCACACTGGTGCGCGGCTATACGGCGGCGGAGATGTTCCTGGCCGCGGTCGGTTTAGCGGTGGCGGTGATTCCCGAGGGGTTGCCGGCCATCATGACCATCACACTGGCCATTGGCGTGCAGGCCATGGCCCGTCGCAATGCCATCGTCCGCCGTCTGCCGGCAGTGGAAACGCTGGGTTCGGTCACGGTGATCTGCTCGGACAAAACCGGCACGCTGACCCGCAATGAAATGACCGTCGAGCAAGTGATCTGCGCCGACCAGGTCTTTGCGGTCTCTGGCGTGGGTTATGCCCCGCACGGCGGTTTTACACTCGATGGTTCCGAAGTGAATGTTGCGGCCCATTCGCTGCTGGTGGAGGTGGCCCGTTGCGCGGTGCTGTGCAACGACGCCGCGCTCCAGTGCGATGGCGATGACTGGCGGGTGGTCGGGGACCCCACCGAGGGCGCGCTGCTCACCCTGGCGCGCAAGGCCGGGTTGGAAGAGGACTTCGAGCGCGAGGCGGCGCCCCGCACCGACGTGATTCCCTTTGAATCCGAGCATCGCTTCATGGCCACGCTCAATCACGACCACCACGGGCGCGGAATGCTGTATCTGAAAGGCGCCCCGGAACGGGTGCTCGGTCTGTGCGCGCTGCAGCGTGGCCGGCATGGCGATGTGGCCCTGGACCGGGCGCACTGGGACGCCGCCCTGCACGCTGCTGCCGCGGAAGGCCTGCGTCTGCTGGCACTGGCGGTGCGCGAAGGCGAAGACGGGCTCAAGACGCTGACCTTTGCCGATGTCGAGCGCGGCGGCTTTACCTTGCTGGCGGTGCTGGGCTTGTCGGATCCGCCGCGTGAGGAAGCCATCCGTGCGGTGGCGCGCTGCCGAAGCGCCGGCATCCAGGTCAAAATGATTACCGGTGATCATGTTGCGACCGCGCAAGCGATTGGCGAACGTTTGGGGCTGGCGGCCGAAGTTCAAGCCATTAGCGGCGCGCAGATCGAACAAATGGACGATGACGCCTTGCAGCGCATCGTGGCCGACACCGCAATCTTTGCCCGCGCCAGTCCCGAACACAAACTGCGTCTGGTGCGCGCGTTGCAGGCGCGTGGCGAGGTGGTGGCGATGACTGGCGACGGGGTCAACGACGCCCCCGCGCTCAAACGTGCCGATGTGGGCGTGGCCATGGGGCGCAATGGCACCGAAGCGGCCAAGGAGGCTGCCGAGATGGTGCTGGCCGACGACAATTTCGCTTCGGTGGCCGCGGCGGTCGAAGAAGGGCGCACGGTGTATGACAACCTGCGCAAAGCCATCGCCTTCATTTTGCCGACCAATGTCGGTCAGGGCGGCATCTTGTTCGCCGCGGTGGCGCTGGGCATGACCTTGCCGATCACGCCGGCGCAGATTTTGTGGGTGAACATGATCACCGCGGTCACTTTGGCGCTTGCGTTGGCCTTCGAGGCGCCTGAGCGCGACATCATGGCGCGCCCGCCGCGTGATCCTGCCGAGCCGCTGTTGAGCGGTTTTCTGGTCTGGCGGGTGCTGTTCGTCGGTTTGCTGTTGGTCGGTGGCGGGCTCGGGATGTTCGTCTGGGAGATCGGTCAGGGCGCCAGCGAGGCGTTCGCCCGCACCGCCGCGGTCAATGCGCTGATGGTCGGCGAGGCTTTTTATCTATTCAACGTGCGCAGCTTTGCCGGCTCAATACTCAATCGCGAAGGCTTTTTTGGTAATCGCTACGTGCTCATCGCCATCGCGCTGATGCTTGCCTGCCAGGCGGCCTTTACCTACCTGCCAGCCATGCAGACATTGTTTGGCACCGCTGCGCTGGATGTTGCCGCGTGGACGCGTATCCTGGGCTTTGGCGTGCTGACGCTGTTGCTCGTCGAAGCCGAAAAGGCGCTGATCAAGAACCTCAACCACCGCCGCAAGGCCGGCCACACAAGAACGACACCATGA
- a CDS encoding RDD family protein, with product MTAPDSSVAAAPRLVVEPAGLRRRLASMLYESLLLLGVLALVFLVPWLALGIGLGVAPPGWLAWMHLFIALGVYFIWYWRRGGQTLAMQTWRLRIVDAASGRQPGLGQCLLRYALAWPSVMLFGVGLLWALVDRDRQFLHDRLAGTVIVLLPGNLGAPK from the coding sequence ATGACTGCTCCCGATTCCTCTGTGGCCGCTGCGCCGCGTTTGGTGGTCGAACCGGCCGGCCTGCGCCGCCGCTTGGCCAGCATGCTGTATGAGTCGCTATTGTTGCTCGGGGTGCTGGCCCTGGTGTTTTTGGTGCCTTGGCTGGCGCTGGGCATCGGGTTGGGCGTGGCGCCGCCGGGTTGGCTGGCGTGGATGCACCTGTTCATCGCCTTGGGGGTGTACTTTATCTGGTACTGGCGGCGAGGCGGACAGACTTTGGCGATGCAGACTTGGCGCCTGCGTATCGTGGATGCGGCCAGCGGGCGCCAGCCGGGCCTGGGTCAATGCCTGCTGCGTTACGCGCTGGCTTGGCCTTCGGTGATGTTGTTTGGCGTCGGCCTGCTATGGGCGCTTGTCGATCGCGATCGGCAGTTTTTGCACGATCGTCTGGCCGGCACCGTGATCGTGTTGCTGCCCGGCAATTTGGGCGCACCCAAATAG
- a CDS encoding acetolactate synthase 3 catalytic subunit, whose translation MVLTGAEIVIRCLQEEKVEYVFGYPGGAVLFIYDALFQQEQVRHVLVRHEQAAVHAADGYARSTQKVGVALVTSGPGATNAVTGIATAFCDSIPLVIISGQVPTAAIGQDAFQEVDTVGITRPCVKHNFLVKDVRDIAPTIKKAFYLARTGRPGPVLVDIPKDVSMQRCEFEYPREISMRSYNPVVRGHQGQIRKAVQLLLEAKRPMIYTGGGVILSEAAEPLTHLARLLGFPITNTLMGLGGFPASDRQFLGMPGMHGTFEANMAMHYSDVLLAVGARFDDRVIGNPAHFAEEPRKIIHVDIDPSSISKRVKVDVPIVGDVREVLQEMIRQIESGAARPNPDNLAAWWKQIEEWRSRNCLAYKNSDEIIKPQFVVQKLWEVTGGEAIVTSDVGQHQMWAAQYYRFDKPRRWLNSGGLGTMGVGMPYAMGAKLANPDMQVACITGEASIQMNIQELSTCKQFRLPIKICNLNNRYLGMVRQWQELFHGGRYSESYMDSLPDFAKLAEAYGHVGIRVDRPADVEPALREAFTRHKDELVFLDFQVDPTENVYPMVQGGKGLTEMILSAEDL comes from the coding sequence ATGGTGCTGACCGGCGCGGAAATTGTAATCAGGTGTCTGCAGGAAGAGAAGGTTGAATACGTTTTCGGCTATCCCGGAGGCGCCGTACTGTTCATCTATGACGCGCTCTTTCAGCAGGAGCAGGTCCGCCATGTACTGGTGCGCCACGAACAGGCTGCAGTGCACGCGGCCGATGGCTACGCGCGCAGCACCCAGAAGGTCGGCGTGGCGCTGGTGACCTCCGGGCCGGGCGCCACCAATGCGGTCACCGGCATCGCCACCGCGTTTTGCGACTCCATTCCACTGGTGATCATTTCCGGCCAGGTGCCCACCGCGGCAATCGGTCAGGACGCTTTCCAGGAAGTCGACACCGTCGGCATCACCCGTCCCTGTGTCAAGCACAATTTTCTGGTCAAGGATGTGCGCGATATTGCGCCGACCATCAAAAAAGCCTTTTATCTGGCTAGAACCGGCCGCCCCGGCCCGGTGCTGGTGGACATTCCCAAGGATGTCAGCATGCAGCGCTGCGAGTTCGAGTATCCTCGAGAAATCTCGATGCGCTCGTACAACCCGGTGGTCCGCGGCCACCAGGGACAGATCCGCAAGGCGGTGCAACTTTTACTCGAAGCCAAGCGGCCGATGATCTACACCGGCGGCGGCGTCATCCTTTCAGAGGCCGCCGAGCCGCTTACCCATCTTGCCCGTCTGCTGGGTTTTCCGATTACCAACACGCTGATGGGGCTGGGCGGTTTCCCGGCCAGCGACCGCCAATTCCTGGGTATGCCGGGCATGCACGGCACCTTCGAAGCCAACATGGCCATGCACTACAGCGACGTGCTGCTGGCCGTGGGCGCGCGCTTTGACGACCGGGTCATCGGCAATCCGGCGCATTTTGCCGAAGAACCCCGCAAGATCATTCACGTCGATATCGACCCGTCGTCCATTTCCAAGCGCGTCAAGGTGGATGTGCCCATCGTCGGCGACGTGCGCGAAGTGCTCCAGGAGATGATCCGCCAGATCGAATCCGGCGCCGCACGGCCCAATCCGGACAATCTTGCAGCCTGGTGGAAGCAGATCGAAGAATGGCGCAGCCGCAACTGCCTGGCCTACAAAAATTCCGACGAAATCATCAAACCGCAGTTCGTGGTGCAAAAGCTTTGGGAAGTCACCGGCGGTGAGGCCATCGTGACCTCCGACGTGGGCCAGCACCAGATGTGGGCCGCACAGTACTACCGCTTCGACAAACCCCGCCGCTGGCTCAATTCCGGCGGCCTGGGCACGATGGGCGTGGGCATGCCGTATGCCATGGGCGCGAAGCTCGCCAATCCGGACATGCAGGTGGCCTGCATCACCGGGGAGGCGTCCATTCAGATGAACATCCAGGAGCTTTCGACCTGTAAGCAATTCCGCCTGCCGATCAAAATCTGCAATCTGAACAACCGTTACCTGGGCATGGTGCGCCAATGGCAGGAACTGTTCCACGGCGGGCGTTATTCCGAATCCTACATGGACTCGCTGCCCGACTTCGCCAAGCTGGCCGAAGCCTACGGCCATGTAGGTATCCGTGTCGACCGCCCGGCCGACGTCGAACCGGCGCTGCGCGAAGCCTTCACCCGGCACAAGGATGAACTGGTGTTTCTCGACTTCCAGGTGGACCCGACCGAGAACGTCTATCCGATGGTCCAAGGTGGCAAGGGCCTGACCGAGATGATCCTCTCCGCCGAAGACCTGTAA
- the ilvN gene encoding acetolactate synthase small subunit, translating into MRHVISLLIENEAGALSRVSGLFSARGYNIESLTVAPTEDASMSRMTIVTSGSDDIIEQITKQLNKLVEVVKVVDISEAAHIERELMLIKLRATGKDREEVKRTADIFRARIIDVTETSYVVELTGNQAKLDAFIGAIDNDLILETVRSGICGIGRGDRILKL; encoded by the coding sequence ATGCGTCATGTCATTTCCCTGCTGATCGAAAACGAGGCCGGCGCGCTGTCGCGCGTATCCGGGCTTTTTTCCGCGCGCGGCTACAACATTGAATCGCTCACCGTCGCACCCACCGAAGACGCCTCGATGTCGCGCATGACCATCGTCACCAGCGGATCGGACGACATCATCGAACAGATCACCAAGCAGTTGAACAAGCTGGTCGAAGTGGTCAAGGTGGTCGACATTTCCGAAGCCGCGCACATCGAACGCGAACTCATGCTGATCAAGCTGCGCGCCACCGGCAAGGACCGCGAGGAAGTCAAGCGCACCGCGGACATTTTCCGTGCGCGCATCATCGATGTCACCGAGACGTCCTATGTCGTTGAGCTGACCGGCAATCAAGCCAAGCTCGACGCCTTCATCGGCGCCATCGACAATGACCTGATTCTGGAAACCGTGCGCTCCGGGATCTGTGGCATCGGCCGCGGCGACCGCATCCTCAAGCTTTGA
- the ilvC gene encoding ketol-acid reductoisomerase, whose protein sequence is MKVYYDKDADLSLIKGKKVTIVGYGSQGHAHAQNLNDSGVKVTVGLRKGGASWDKAKSAGLKVEEIAKAVKGADVVMILLPDETIPQVYREEVEPNIKKGAALAFAHGFNVHYNQVVPREDLDVIMIAPKGPGHTVRSEYLKGGGVPTLIAVHQDKSGKARDIALSYAAANGGTKGGVIETNFREETETDLFGEQAVLCGGAVELVKMGFETLVEAGYAPEMAYFECLHELKLIVDLMYEGGIANMNYSISNNAEYGEYVTGPEVINESSRQAMRAALKRIQSGEYAKMFILEGRTGYPSMTARRRLTADHPIERVGAQLRAMMPWIGKNKLVDQSKN, encoded by the coding sequence ATGAAAGTTTATTACGACAAGGACGCCGACCTTTCCCTGATCAAGGGCAAGAAGGTCACCATCGTCGGCTACGGCTCGCAGGGCCATGCGCATGCGCAAAACCTCAACGATTCGGGCGTCAAAGTCACCGTCGGTCTGCGCAAAGGTGGCGCATCCTGGGATAAGGCCAAAAGCGCCGGCCTGAAGGTCGAAGAAATCGCCAAGGCGGTCAAGGGCGCAGACGTGGTGATGATTCTGCTGCCCGATGAGACCATCCCGCAGGTCTATCGGGAAGAGGTCGAGCCCAACATCAAAAAAGGCGCAGCGCTGGCTTTTGCCCATGGCTTCAATGTGCATTACAACCAAGTGGTGCCGCGTGAGGACCTGGATGTCATCATGATCGCGCCCAAGGGCCCGGGCCACACCGTGCGCTCCGAATATCTCAAGGGTGGCGGCGTGCCGACCCTGATCGCGGTACACCAGGACAAATCCGGCAAGGCCCGCGACATTGCCCTGTCTTACGCTGCAGCCAACGGCGGTACCAAGGGGGGCGTGATCGAAACCAATTTCCGCGAAGAAACCGAAACCGACCTGTTCGGCGAGCAGGCGGTGCTGTGCGGCGGTGCGGTGGAGCTGGTCAAGATGGGGTTCGAGACCCTGGTGGAAGCCGGCTATGCCCCCGAAATGGCTTATTTCGAGTGCCTGCACGAACTCAAGCTGATCGTCGACCTGATGTACGAAGGCGGCATCGCCAACATGAACTACTCGATCTCCAACAATGCGGAGTACGGCGAGTACGTAACCGGCCCGGAAGTCATCAATGAAAGCTCGCGCCAAGCCATGCGCGCAGCCCTCAAGCGCATCCAGAGCGGCGAATACGCCAAGATGTTCATCCTCGAAGGCCGCACCGGCTATCCCAGCATGACCGCCCGTCGCCGCCTGACTGCCGACCACCCGATCGAGCGCGTTGGTGCTCAACTGCGCGCGATGATGCCGTGGATCGGCAAGAACAAGCTGGTGGATCAATCCAAAAACTGA
- the pssA gene encoding CDP-diacylglycerol--serine O-phosphatidyltransferase produces MNLIPIDKRRRGIYILPNLFTTAALFAGFYAIVQAMNDRFEYAAVAIFVAMVFDGLDGRVARLTQTQSAFGAEYDSLSDMVSFGAAPALVMYEWALRDLGKLGWIAAFIYCAGAALRLARFNTNIDVVDKRYFQGLPSPAAAALVAGLVWVVIDNGLSGEDVSWLACFVTVFAGISMVSNVFFWSGKDINLKRSVPFIVLIALVLAFALVSSYPPGVLFALFLAYAFSGYVLYGWRWMNRRRRRAEAAEAHRQEQHEADR; encoded by the coding sequence ATGAACTTGATCCCGATCGACAAACGTCGCCGCGGCATTTATATCCTGCCCAATTTGTTCACCACCGCTGCGCTGTTCGCCGGTTTCTACGCGATCGTGCAAGCCATGAACGACCGCTTCGAATACGCCGCGGTGGCAATTTTCGTGGCCATGGTATTCGACGGTCTGGACGGCCGCGTCGCCCGCCTGACGCAAACACAGAGCGCTTTCGGCGCCGAGTACGATTCGCTGTCCGACATGGTGTCTTTTGGCGCAGCCCCGGCCTTGGTCATGTATGAATGGGCACTGCGCGACCTGGGCAAGCTGGGCTGGATTGCCGCCTTCATCTACTGCGCCGGCGCCGCGCTGCGTCTGGCGCGTTTCAACACCAACATCGACGTGGTCGACAAACGCTACTTTCAGGGCCTGCCCAGCCCGGCTGCCGCCGCACTGGTGGCCGGACTGGTGTGGGTGGTGATCGACAACGGCCTGAGCGGTGAAGACGTCAGTTGGCTGGCCTGCTTCGTTACCGTGTTTGCCGGCATCTCCATGGTCAGCAATGTGTTCTTCTGGAGCGGCAAAGACATCAACCTAAAACGAAGCGTACCCTTCATCGTCTTGATCGCGCTGGTACTCGCCTTTGCGCTGGTGTCGAGCTACCCGCCAGGCGTACTGTTTGCACTGTTTCTGGCCTACGCGTTTTCCGGCTATGTGCTGTATGGCTGGCGTTGGATGAACCGTCGCCGACGCCGGGCCGAAGCCGCCGAAGCGCACCGTCAGGAACAGCATGAAGCGGATCGATGA
- a CDS encoding 2-isopropylmalate synthase translates to MNDKLIIFDTTLRDGEQSPGASMTRDEKLRIARQLERMRVDVIEAGFAAASNGDFESVRAIAEAIKTSTVCSLARANENDIRRAGEAIRPAARGRIHTFIATSPIHMEKKLRMTPDQVVEQAVKAIGWAKAYTDDIEFSAEDAGRSEIDFLCRIFEAVIDAGATTINVPDTVGYNVPEQFAATIATLIERVPNSDKVVWSVHCHNDLGLAVANSLAAVRAGARQVECTINGLGERAGNAALEEVVMAVHTRRDVFQCDTGIDTTQIVPASKLVSGVTGFPVQPNKAIVGANAFAHESGIHQDGVLKHRETYEIMRAEDVGWGANKLVLGKHSGRNAFRSRLQELGIVIESEDHLNHAFARFKELADKKHEIFDEDLHALMSDEATTPELEHYRLVSSRFHSETGEKPRAELTLAVGGQEIRSAAEGSGPVDAAFKAIENVAQSGSELLLYSVNAITTGTDAQGEVTVRLALAGKVVNGQGADTDIIVASAKAYLNALNKLHSKRERLNPQV, encoded by the coding sequence ATGAACGACAAACTGATCATCTTCGACACGACCTTGCGCGATGGCGAACAAAGCCCAGGCGCCTCGATGACCCGTGACGAAAAGCTGCGCATCGCCCGCCAGCTCGAGCGTATGCGGGTGGATGTGATCGAGGCCGGTTTTGCCGCCGCCTCCAATGGCGACTTCGAATCGGTGCGCGCCATCGCCGAAGCGATCAAAACCTCCACCGTCTGTTCGCTGGCGCGCGCCAACGAAAACGACATCCGTCGTGCCGGGGAGGCCATCCGCCCCGCGGCGCGCGGGCGCATCCACACTTTCATCGCCACCAGCCCGATCCACATGGAAAAAAAGCTGCGCATGACGCCCGACCAGGTGGTCGAGCAGGCGGTCAAAGCGATCGGCTGGGCCAAGGCATACACCGACGATATCGAATTTTCGGCCGAAGACGCTGGCCGCTCGGAAATCGACTTTCTGTGCCGCATCTTCGAGGCGGTCATCGACGCCGGCGCCACCACTATCAACGTGCCCGACACCGTGGGCTACAACGTGCCCGAGCAGTTTGCCGCCACCATCGCCACCTTGATTGAACGCGTACCCAATTCCGACAAGGTGGTGTGGTCGGTGCATTGCCACAACGACCTCGGCCTGGCGGTGGCCAATTCGCTCGCTGCGGTGCGCGCCGGTGCGCGTCAGGTGGAATGCACCATCAACGGGCTGGGCGAGCGCGCCGGCAACGCGGCGCTGGAAGAAGTGGTCATGGCGGTGCACACCCGGCGGGATGTTTTCCAGTGCGACACCGGCATCGATACCACCCAGATCGTGCCCGCCTCCAAGCTGGTTTCCGGGGTCACCGGTTTTCCGGTGCAGCCCAACAAAGCCATCGTCGGCGCCAACGCTTTCGCGCACGAGTCCGGCATCCACCAGGACGGCGTGCTCAAACACCGCGAAACCTACGAGATCATGCGCGCCGAAGACGTGGGCTGGGGAGCCAACAAACTGGTGCTGGGCAAGCACTCCGGACGCAACGCCTTCCGCTCGCGCCTGCAGGAACTGGGCATCGTGATCGAATCCGAAGACCACCTCAATCACGCTTTTGCGCGCTTCAAGGAACTTGCCGACAAGAAGCACGAAATTTTCGACGAAGATCTGCACGCGCTGATGAGCGATGAGGCCACCACGCCCGAACTCGAACACTACCGGCTGGTGTCATCCCGCTTTCATTCGGAAACCGGTGAGAAGCCGCGGGCCGAGCTCACCCTGGCAGTCGGCGGTCAGGAAATCCGCAGCGCCGCCGAAGGCTCCGGACCGGTCGACGCCGCGTTCAAAGCCATTGAAAACGTAGCGCAAAGCGGCAGCGAACTGCTGCTTTATTCGGTCAATGCCATCACCACTGGCACCGATGCGCAAGGCGAAGTTACCGTACGTCTGGCGCTCGCAGGCAAGGTGGTCAATGGCCAGGGGGCAGATACCGACATCATCGTCGCCTCGGCCAAGGCATACCTCAACGCGCTGAACAAACTGCACAGCAAGCGCGAACGCCTCAACCCGCAGGTCTGA
- a CDS encoding DUF2069 domain-containing protein, producing the protein MKPAHLSLAASASLIALMVLCVLWEGWLAPVRPGGSWLTLKALPLLLPMFGILRGRRYTYQWTSMLSLLYVAEGVLRVGDPGLMGFFAASELVLALVLFFSTMFYARLTAPSRQPGDMR; encoded by the coding sequence ATGAAGCCGGCGCACTTGTCGCTGGCGGCCAGCGCCAGCCTGATCGCGTTGATGGTGTTGTGCGTGCTGTGGGAAGGCTGGCTGGCCCCGGTGCGTCCGGGCGGCTCTTGGCTGACGCTCAAGGCGCTGCCGCTCTTGTTGCCGATGTTCGGCATTTTGCGCGGTCGGCGCTACACCTATCAATGGACATCGATGTTGTCATTGCTGTATGTGGCCGAAGGCGTGCTGCGCGTAGGCGACCCCGGCTTGATGGGGTTTTTTGCCGCGTCGGAACTCGTTTTGGCGTTGGTGTTGTTTTTCTCCACCATGTTCTACGCGCGGCTCACCGCGCCGTCCCGCCAGCCAGGGGATATGCGCTGA
- the wrbA gene encoding NAD(P)H:quinone oxidoreductase: MKEILVLYYSHRGSVRALAEQIAQGVHQVPGVAARVRTVPRVSTVCEAVANDIPDDGPPYVEERDLAECIGLALGSPTRFGNMAAPMKYFLDGLAGAWANGTLTGKPACVFTSSASLHGGQESTLLSMMLPLMHHGMLIVGLPYSEAALRDTCTGGTPYGVSHVAGQAGSARLSEHEIALAQAQGRLLAGYALKLAVSG; encoded by the coding sequence ATGAAAGAAATCCTCGTCCTTTATTACAGCCACCGGGGTTCGGTGCGGGCGCTGGCCGAGCAGATTGCTCAGGGCGTGCATCAGGTGCCTGGGGTGGCGGCGCGGGTGCGTACCGTGCCGCGTGTGTCGACCGTGTGTGAGGCCGTCGCCAACGACATTCCGGACGACGGGCCTCCTTACGTCGAGGAGCGCGATCTGGCCGAATGCATTGGCTTGGCCTTGGGTAGCCCGACGCGGTTTGGCAACATGGCCGCGCCGATGAAGTACTTTCTGGACGGTTTGGCTGGCGCCTGGGCCAACGGCACGCTGACAGGCAAGCCCGCCTGTGTGTTTACCTCATCGGCCAGCCTGCACGGCGGACAGGAAAGCACCCTGTTGTCGATGATGCTGCCCCTGATGCATCACGGCATGCTGATCGTGGGGCTGCCCTACAGCGAAGCGGCGCTGCGTGACACCTGCACCGGCGGCACCCCATATGGGGTCAGTCATGTGGCGGGGCAAGCGGGTAGCGCGCGGCTCAGTGAGCATGAAATTGCACTGGCCCAGGCGCAGGGACGTTTGCTGGCCGGTTATGCCTTGAAACTGGCGGTGTCGGGATGA
- the bamE gene encoding outer membrane protein assembly factor BamE domain-containing protein — protein MKPFFLTLTALLLAVSLTACSKVTADNYDKLKAGMTYEEVRAILGKPDRCNDLLAARSCTWGNEQSYINVNFVGDQAVLFHAENIR, from the coding sequence ATGAAGCCCTTTTTCCTTACGCTCACCGCTTTGCTGCTCGCCGTGTCGCTGACAGCCTGCAGCAAGGTGACCGCCGACAACTACGACAAACTCAAAGCAGGCATGACCTATGAAGAAGTACGCGCCATCCTGGGCAAACCCGACCGCTGCAACGATCTACTCGCCGCGCGCAGTTGCACCTGGGGTAACGAACAAAGCTACATCAACGTCAATTTCGTGGGCGACCAGGCGGTGCTGTTTCACGCCGAAAACATCCGCTAA